The Drosophila gunungcola strain Sukarami chromosome 3L unlocalized genomic scaffold, Dgunungcola_SK_2 000003F, whole genome shotgun sequence genome contains a region encoding:
- the LOC128258736 gene encoding serine protease 1-like, with protein sequence MKFVLLILFVATAYAYRRHPNRTAVENIIVNGYNAYEGKAPYAVGLRMNNGAVGGGSIIGNTWVLTAAHCLTTDSVTIHYGSNRAWNGQIQHTVRKDNFFRHPGFGNSAGHDIGLIRTPYVGFTNLINKIALPKFSQQGERFENWWCVACGWGGMASGNLANWLQCMDVQIISNNECARSYGSVASTDMCTRATDGKSVCGGDSGGALVTHDNPIQVGVIVFASGGCKSGPSGYTRVTDHLDWIREKSGIAYY encoded by the coding sequence ATGAAGTTTGTGCTGCTGATTCTGTTTGTGGCCACAGCATATGCCTACCGCCGGCATCCCAATCGCACTGCTGTCGAAAACATCATTGTAAACGGATATAATGCGTACGAGGGAAAGGCTCCCTACGCCGTGGGTCTGCGGATGAACAACGGAGCCGTGGGCGGAGGCTCCATAATCGGCAACACCTGGGTTCTGACCGCCGCCCACTGCCTGACCACCGACTCCGTGACCATCCACTACGGTTCGAACAGGGCCTGGAACGGTCAAATACAGCACACTGTCCGCAAGGACAACTTCTTCCGGCACCCCGGGTTTGGAAACAGCGCTGGCCACGACATCGGACTAATTCGCACCCCCTACGTGGGCTTCACTAATCTGATCAACAAGATTGCGCTGCCCAAGTTCAGTCAGCAGGGCGAACGCTTCGAGAACTGGTGGTGCGTGGCCTGTGGCTGGGGAGGAATGGCCAGCGGCAATCTGGCCAACTGGCTGCAGTGCATGGACGTGCAGATCATTAGTAACAACGAATGCGCCAGGTCCTACGGATCAGTGGCCTCCACCGACATGTGCACCCGCGCCACCGATGGAAAGTCCGTGTGCGGCGGCGACTCCGGCGGAGCACTGGTCACACACGACAATCCCATTCAGGTGGGCGTGATTGTCTTTGCCTCCGGCGGCTGCAAGAGCGGCCCTTCTGGCTACACCCGTGTCACCGACCACTTGGACTGGATCCGGGAGAAGTCAGGAATCGCCTACTACTAA
- the LOC128258735 gene encoding serine protease 1-like — MKLVLLILFVATACARTSPDRTAPYTDGPQERIVNGYPAEEGKAPYAVGLRMNNGAVGAGSVIGNTWVLTAAHCLTTDSVTIHYGSNRAWNGQIQHTVSKDNFFRHPGFGNSAGHDIGLIRTPHVDFTNLINKVSLPTFSQKGERFENWWTVACGWGGMASGNLANWLQCMDVQIISNDECARSYGSVASTDMCTRATDGKSVCGGDSGGALVTHDNPIQVGVIVFASGGCKNGPSGYTRVSDHLDWIKENSGIAY; from the coding sequence ATGAAGCTTGTGCTGTTGATACTGTTTGTGGCCACAGCCTGTGCTCGCACGAGTCCCGATCGCACGGCGCCGTATACTGATGGTCCCCAAGAGAGGATTGTGAACGGATACCCGGCCGAGGAGGGAAAGGCGCCTTACGCCGTGGGCCTGCGGATGAACAATGGAGCCGTGGGCGCAGGCTCCGTCATTGGCAACACCTGGGTCCTGACCGCCGCCCACTGCCTGACCACCGACTCCGTGACCATCCACTACGGCTCGAACAGGGCCTGGAACGGTCAAATTCAGCATACTGTGAGTAAGGACAACTTCTTTCGGCACCCCGGATTTGGAAATAGCGCTGGCCATGACATCGGACTGATTCGCACCCCCCACGTGGACTTCACCAACCTGATCAACAAGGTCTCGTTGCCAACGTTTAGCCAGAAAGGCGAGCGCTTCGAGAACTGGTGGACTGTGGCCTGTGGCTGGGGAGGAATGGCCAGCGGCAATCTGGCCAACTGGCTGCAGTGCATGGACGTGCAGATCATTAGTAACGACGAATGTGCCAGGTCCTACGGATCAGTGGCCTCCACCGACATGTGCACCCGCGCCACCGATGGAAAGTCCGTGTGCGGCGGCGACTCCGGCGGAGCACTGGTCACACACGACAATCCCATTCAGGTGGGCGTGATTGTCTTTGCCTCCGGCGGCTGCAAGAACGGCCCTTCTGGCTACACCCGTGTCTCCGACCACTTGGACTGGATCAAGGAAAACTCAGGAATCGCCTACTAA